The sequence GAGAACTAAATGATAGATTAATATACCCATTATCAATATTCCATCCCAACTCATCGCCGATTTTGATATTATCCAGACCGACTTCGTAGTAGAAATCATTTAAGGATACATACATCTCATCGCGCATCTGACGATTTAATTCACATTCCGCTTTCTTAATTTTGTCGATATCGCCTTTAAAATATCTGCCAGAAATCGCGTCATAGCAGAGCGTATTTCCCTTTTCTGTAATGATTACCTCTCTTGTTACCACTGGATTTTTCTCG comes from Anaerotignum faecicola and encodes:
- a CDS encoding DUF6353 family protein, yielding EKNPVVTREVIITEKGNTLCYDAISGRYFKGDIDKIKKAECELNRQMRDEMYVSLNDFYYEVGLDNIKIGDELGWNIDNGYINLSFSSQLAGDGTPCLVIDYSIAPRYDFSELM